In the Candidatus Saccharimonadales bacterium genome, GCAGTACGGATATTACCCCAAACTGATACACGATAATGATTGGTACTGCAATAATCGTCTGACTAAGCGCATCGGGAGAAGGTGAAATTATCGCAGCAGCTATAAATGCACCTACAATTATGTATCGTTCCGAATTCAATAACCCCTTTGGCTTAATCGGACTGATCCAGTGCCAAAACAGCAAAAGAAGCGGCAGTTCAAAAAGAAGGCCGATACCAAACACATAGCCCAGTACGAAGCTCAAGTAGGATTCTGCCGTTAACGATGGTGTTACGTAACTGCTTGCAAACTCCGTTAAGAATCGTAACCCGCCTGGTACGGCATAAAGGTAGCCGAATGTCGCACCCATCGCCATGAGGATAGTTGCCGCTAGGACAACTTTAAGCGGTAGGTTTCTTGCCCGTGTTGGAATGGCAGGTTTTAAGAACGCGTAGAGCTGATACATCAAAAACGGCAATATTAATAGGATAGTCACATAAAATGTCACCATAAAGATGAACGAGAAACCACCCGTAGGTGTAAGATAGATAAGCTTTTGCCCGTTTAGGGGCTGCATAATTAATTTTACGAAAAAATCATGGTATGTGTATACCAGAGTACCCGCTACCAGTCCAACAAGAATAGACCAAAAAAGCCGTTTTCGAAGTTCACGAATGTGCTCAGTAAATGTCTGTACTACGTGACTTTCGACTGCCCGATTAGGCTTGGTTGTTTGTATCTTTGGTTGGGACTGATGTCTTCTTTTCTTCCTTAGAGCCATCACTCACACCCTTTCGCAACTCTTTGATTGACGTACCAATACTTCGCGATAGTTGCGGTAATTTGCTTCCACCGAAAAGCAACAAAATAATTGCTAGGATAATGATTAGCTCTGGCGTGCCTAATCCTAGAATCTCCCCAAAATATGTAACTGATGACATCTTGTCTTCCCTCACTTGCGATAACGCTATGCTTACTATATACTGCTACTATAAAGCGTAAGAAGTAAAAAAGCAAGAATCTAATCGAGATATAAACATGAAACTATCACCATATACGGCAGCAACTTACAACTGTAATGCGTATGGTGCTGGCACATATAGTAATGGCGCGACATGTTCAACCGGCGCCAACACATCCGGAGGACTCGCGAATACTGGTGTCGATTTCTGGATTCCGCTAGTCCTAGGTGCTGTCCTGCTCATCGGAGGTATTTTTCTTCTGATTCGCCGTATGGTTCGTAGCGCTAAATAGAATTTATTTCTTACTTACCTTTACCATAGCGTGACGAACTGGGCGTCCGTTAAGAGTGTACCCGGCTTGTAATTCTTCGGCAATAACTTCCTTCT is a window encoding:
- the tatC gene encoding twin-arginine translocase subunit TatC; this encodes MALRKKRRHQSQPKIQTTKPNRAVESHVVQTFTEHIRELRKRLFWSILVGLVAGTLVYTYHDFFVKLIMQPLNGQKLIYLTPTGGFSFIFMVTFYVTILLILPFLMYQLYAFLKPAIPTRARNLPLKVVLAATILMAMGATFGYLYAVPGGLRFLTEFASSYVTPSLTAESYLSFVLGYVFGIGLLFELPLLLLFWHWISPIKPKGLLNSERYIIVGAFIAAAIISPSPDALSQTIIAVPIIIVYQFGVISVLLSIRKARKVQKKAARNEVVIQPAPIDNEVKAPALAVTPKPVVAAAESTVAPPLPQQPLRRKVVSIDGMVVRSSRPVAPMHHASVAAPSAPVINVTPRSQPQLQVPNRRPLISDFGPMRG
- the tatA gene encoding twin-arginine translocase TatA/TatE family subunit, with the protein product MSSVTYFGEILGLGTPELIIILAIILLLFGGSKLPQLSRSIGTSIKELRKGVSDGSKEEKKTSVPTKDTNNQA
- a CDS encoding LPXTG cell wall anchor domain-containing protein, producing MKLSPYTAATYNCNAYGAGTYSNGATCSTGANTSGGLANTGVDFWIPLVLGAVLLIGGIFLLIRRMVRSAK